The proteins below come from a single Candidatus Paceibacterota bacterium genomic window:
- a CDS encoding DedA family protein, whose amino-acid sequence MQVLIHNIELWIDSSKYFLLFWGAFLEGPVVMISGGFLYQIGQLNFFQMYIALVAGDFVADIMWYLVGFYGGNKVVTKYGSFFNITPEIVEKVKLRFHTYQTSILLVSKLTMGFGFSLATLITAGTLRIPFKKYAIINLLAGFIWVLFLVAIGFFFGNVYSLITRPLKIAFICLAIVVVIVVLRTVNRYLVNTKV is encoded by the coding sequence ATGCAGGTCCTAATCCACAATATAGAACTCTGGATCGATAGCTCTAAATATTTTCTCCTCTTCTGGGGCGCTTTTTTGGAGGGCCCGGTAGTGATGATTAGCGGCGGTTTCTTGTATCAGATTGGCCAGCTGAACTTTTTTCAGATGTATATAGCCTTGGTAGCAGGAGACTTTGTGGCTGATATCATGTGGTACCTGGTTGGATTTTATGGAGGCAATAAAGTAGTGACAAAATACGGCTCTTTCTTCAATATTACGCCTGAAATTGTCGAAAAAGTGAAGTTGCGTTTTCATACCTATCAGACCAGCATTTTGTTGGTTTCCAAGCTGACTATGGGTTTTGGTTTTTCTTTGGCCACTTTGATCACTGCCGGCACTCTCCGTATTCCATTCAAAAAATATGCCATCATCAATCTTTTGGCCGGTTTTATTTGGGTATTGTTTTTGGTGGCTATCGGCTTCTTCTTCGGCAATGTTTACAGCCTGATCACCCGACCGCTAAAAATAGCCTTCATTTGCTTAGCAATTGTAGTGGTTATTGTTGTGCTGAGAACAGTCAATCGCTATTTGGTCAATACTAAGGTATAA